One Chloroflexota bacterium DNA segment encodes these proteins:
- the der gene encoding ribosome biogenesis GTPase Der, giving the protein MQKPIVAIVGRPNVGKSTLFNRLIEERIAIVSETAGTTRDRLYGEAEFAGREFIVVDTGGLAIGERDLPGTPVAMLDGVRAQAQTAMDEADAIIFVVDVQAATPDDFEIAKILRQSRKPVYLAVNKADNETRRQNAVEYYNLGLGEPIPISALHGVGTGDLLDQLIKQLPEEIATEPSTVPHLAIVGRPNVGKSSLLNAILGEERALVSDIAGTTRDALDTTIQWNGAPLVLIDTAGLRKRGHIDPGIDKYSALRAMRAIQRADVALLVIDANEGVMAQDQHVASYILAEGKGVVIVVNKWDLVEKDENTINAYTESLRSTLDFIAYAPLVFVSAKTHQRVHRVLDTALTVREAWRKRVPTSELNELVREATQRHAPKSGSKRHLKFLYATQVEGAPPTFVFFVNDKRLVHFTYQRYLENQLRERWGFEGSPLKMIFRNRRDEK; this is encoded by the coding sequence ATGCAAAAACCAATTGTAGCAATTGTCGGACGCCCGAATGTGGGCAAGTCCACGCTGTTTAATCGTTTGATCGAAGAAAGAATCGCGATCGTTTCGGAGACTGCAGGGACGACGCGTGATCGTTTGTACGGCGAGGCGGAATTTGCCGGACGCGAATTTATCGTCGTGGACACCGGCGGACTCGCGATTGGCGAACGCGATTTGCCCGGCACGCCCGTCGCGATGCTTGACGGTGTGCGCGCCCAGGCGCAAACCGCGATGGACGAGGCGGACGCGATTATTTTTGTCGTGGATGTCCAAGCTGCCACGCCCGACGATTTTGAAATCGCGAAAATTCTGCGGCAAAGCCGCAAGCCGGTGTATCTTGCCGTCAACAAAGCGGACAATGAAACGCGGCGTCAAAACGCAGTCGAGTATTACAACCTGGGTCTCGGCGAGCCGATTCCGATTTCGGCGTTGCATGGGGTGGGCACTGGTGATTTGCTCGATCAACTCATCAAGCAGTTGCCGGAAGAGATCGCGACCGAACCCAGTACCGTGCCGCATCTCGCGATTGTCGGACGCCCGAATGTGGGCAAGTCGTCGCTGCTCAACGCGATTCTCGGCGAGGAGCGCGCACTCGTCAGCGACATTGCCGGCACGACGCGCGATGCGCTCGACACGACGATCCAGTGGAATGGCGCGCCGCTTGTGTTGATTGACACTGCCGGCTTGCGGAAACGCGGGCACATTGACCCAGGGATTGACAAATACAGTGCGCTACGCGCGATGCGCGCGATTCAACGCGCGGATGTGGCTTTGCTCGTGATTGATGCGAATGAGGGCGTGATGGCGCAAGACCAACACGTCGCGAGTTACATTTTAGCGGAAGGCAAAGGCGTTGTCATCGTCGTCAACAAATGGGACTTGGTCGAAAAAGATGAGAACACCATCAACGCGTATACCGAGAGTCTCCGTTCGACGCTCGATTTCATTGCGTACGCGCCGCTGGTGTTCGTGTCGGCGAAGACGCATCAACGCGTGCACCGCGTCCTTGATACCGCGCTCACCGTGCGCGAGGCGTGGCGCAAGCGCGTGCCGACGAGCGAACTGAACGAACTGGTGCGCGAAGCGACTCAGCGTCATGCGCCCAAATCGGGGAGCAAACGGCATTTGAAATTTCTCTACGCGACCCAGGTCGAGGGCGCGCCGCCGACGTTTGTGTTTTTCGTGAACGACAAACGCCTGGTGCATTTCACGTACCAACGGTATCTTGAAAATCAATTGCGCGAGCGGTGGGGCTTTGAAGGTTCGCCGCTCAAAATGATTTTCCGCAATCGGCGCGATGAGAAATAA
- the miaB gene encoding tRNA (N6-isopentenyl adenosine(37)-C2)-methylthiotransferase MiaB, whose product MKYHVWTIGCQMNEADSQRVASELEKLGYHATRDAESADVIVLNTCVVRQSAEDKAYNRLMSLKPLKQSRPDLVLGLMGCLVGVRDASPLQKRFPFVDVFLPPSDPAKLVALLRDRNGHESRGEDFEIVQRETETRYELMDADLILPAHERGNLVSAHIPIVYGCNHVCTFCIIPYRRGSERSRSVGEIAAETHALVNQGVKEITLLGQIVDRYGYDVQDGPRLPDLLRAIHDIEGLERIRFLTSHPLYMTDDLLDAIAELPKVCEHIEVPVQAGDDAMLKKMKRGYTVDEYRALIARIRTRLPHASIATDIIVGMPGETDAQFTGTYNLLKELELDVAHVAMFSPRPNTVAARWDDDVPLDEKERRRQAIDNLQAEIVAKINAQFLGQTVEVLVEDKNKNRWKGRTRTNKLVFFDASRDAREWKGKLANVKIEWTGPWSMIGKI is encoded by the coding sequence ATGAAATACCACGTCTGGACAATTGGTTGCCAAATGAATGAAGCCGACTCGCAACGCGTCGCGTCTGAGTTGGAGAAACTCGGCTATCACGCGACGCGCGATGCCGAGTCCGCCGATGTGATCGTACTGAATACATGCGTCGTGCGACAAAGCGCAGAGGATAAGGCATACAATCGCTTGATGTCGCTCAAGCCGCTCAAACAATCGCGTCCCGATCTCGTCCTGGGTTTGATGGGATGCTTGGTCGGCGTCCGCGACGCGTCGCCGTTGCAAAAACGTTTCCCATTCGTGGACGTGTTCCTACCGCCATCCGATCCGGCGAAATTGGTCGCGTTGTTGCGTGACCGCAACGGGCACGAATCGCGCGGCGAAGATTTTGAAATCGTCCAACGCGAAACCGAAACGCGCTATGAATTGATGGACGCGGATTTGATTTTACCCGCGCACGAACGCGGCAATCTTGTCAGCGCGCACATTCCGATTGTGTACGGATGCAATCACGTCTGCACGTTCTGCATCATTCCATATCGTCGCGGCAGCGAACGCTCGCGCTCGGTTGGCGAAATCGCGGCGGAGACGCACGCGCTCGTCAACCAGGGCGTCAAAGAAATTACGCTCCTCGGACAAATCGTGGATCGCTACGGTTACGACGTACAAGATGGTCCGCGCTTGCCCGATTTGCTCCGCGCGATTCACGACATTGAAGGATTAGAGCGTATTCGCTTTCTCACTTCGCACCCGCTTTACATGACCGACGACCTGCTCGACGCGATTGCGGAATTGCCCAAAGTATGCGAGCATATCGAAGTGCCGGTGCAAGCGGGCGATGACGCGATGCTCAAGAAAATGAAACGCGGGTACACGGTGGACGAATATCGCGCGCTCATCGCAAGGATTCGCACGCGCCTCCCACACGCGAGCATTGCGACCGACATCATCGTCGGGATGCCGGGCGAGACTGACGCGCAATTCACGGGCACATACAATTTGCTCAAGGAACTCGAACTCGATGTCGCGCATGTCGCGATGTTTTCACCGCGTCCGAACACTGTCGCCGCGCGCTGGGACGACGACGTGCCGCTCGACGAAAAGGAACGCCGCCGCCAAGCGATTGACAATTTGCAAGCCGAGATCGTCGCCAAGATCAACGCGCAATTCCTGGGTCAGACCGTCGAGGTGTTGGTCGAAGACAAGAACAAGAATCGGTGGAAGGGACGTACGCGGACGAACAAACTCGTTTTCTTCGACGCTTCGCGCGACGCGCGCGAGTGGAAAGGTAAACTGGCGAACGTCAAAATCGAGTGGACAGGACCCTGGTCAATGATTGGGAAAATTTAA
- a CDS encoding GxxExxY protein — protein sequence MVKINQVTETIIGAAIEVHRALGPGLLESTYEECLCRELALRQVAFERQKPLPIEYKGSCLDCGYRLDLLVANVIVVEIKAVESLLPIHEAQLLTYLRLGKWTTGLLINFNVPVLKQGIRRRVLNFQDGSTTSHESIAHTK from the coding sequence ATGGTCAAAATCAATCAAGTCACTGAAACGATCATTGGCGCAGCGATTGAAGTACATCGCGCTCTAGGACCTGGATTGTTGGAATCAACGTACGAAGAATGTCTGTGTCGAGAATTGGCTTTGCGACAAGTGGCGTTTGAAAGGCAGAAACCTTTACCGATAGAGTACAAGGGATCCTGCTTGGACTGCGGCTACCGGCTCGACCTACTCGTTGCCAACGTGATTGTCGTCGAAATCAAAGCAGTTGAGAGTCTTTTGCCTATTCACGAAGCACAACTGCTAACCTACTTGAGACTGGGAAAATGGACCACTGGTTTGTTGATCAACTTCAACGTTCCTGTTCTGAAACAAGGCATTCGCCGACGCGTCTTAAACTTCCAAGACGGGTCAACAACAAGCCACGAATCTATAGCCCATACAAAATAA
- a CDS encoding manganese efflux pump translates to MSLIEILIIAVGLAMDVFAVSLGAATSAHVDSPRAEFRLWWHFGLFQALMPVIGWLMGNTVTGLISPIDHWIAFGLLAFVGARMVRSGFDPDSEGFETNPTRGKTMVMLSIATSIDALAIGLSLALLDVTIWYPSLIIGSVSSTLSFTGLRLGRLLGERLGKRMEIVGGVILILIGLRILMEHSA, encoded by the coding sequence ATGTCACTAATCGAAATCCTCATCATCGCCGTCGGACTAGCAATGGATGTGTTTGCGGTGTCGCTCGGCGCGGCGACCTCGGCACATGTGGATAGCCCACGCGCCGAATTTAGATTGTGGTGGCATTTTGGATTGTTTCAAGCGCTTATGCCGGTGATCGGTTGGTTGATGGGCAACACCGTTACCGGTTTGATCTCGCCGATTGATCACTGGATCGCCTTTGGATTGTTGGCATTCGTCGGCGCGCGCATGGTTCGCTCCGGCTTCGATCCCGACAGCGAAGGTTTCGAAACAAATCCCACACGCGGCAAAACAATGGTCATGCTCTCCATCGCGACAAGCATTGATGCGCTCGCCATCGGTCTCTCACTCGCGTTGCTCGACGTGACAATTTGGTATCCCAGTTTGATCATCGGTTCCGTTTCATCCACACTCTCATTCACCGGTCTGCGTCTGGGTCGTTTACTCGGCGAGCGATTGGGCAAGCGGATGGAAATAGTGGGCGGTGTGATTCTGATTTTGATTGGGTTGCGAATTCTCATGGAACACTCAGCGTAA
- a CDS encoding glycosyltransferase family 2 protein, which produces MKLKLSIIVPAFNERATILKVIERVQASPFEKEIIVVDDGSTDGTRDLLSPLESQVVVLRHDRNQGKGAAIHTGIARATGDIILIQDADLEYDPRDYAQIIQPIVEERVKVVYGSRFLGPRMAMFFWHMLANQMLTLMTNILYDAILSDMETGYKAFRADIIKGIPLRARRFDFEPEITAKVLKRGHRIFEVPISYFGREYREGKKIGMRDAFVAVWTLLKYRFVD; this is translated from the coding sequence ATGAAGTTGAAACTCTCAATCATTGTGCCGGCATTCAACGAACGCGCGACGATTCTCAAGGTGATCGAGCGCGTGCAAGCGTCGCCGTTTGAAAAAGAAATCATCGTCGTGGATGACGGCTCGACCGACGGCACGCGCGACTTGTTGTCCCCGCTCGAAAGCCAGGTTGTCGTTCTGCGTCACGACCGCAACCAAGGCAAAGGCGCGGCAATCCACACTGGCATCGCGCGTGCGACCGGCGACATTATTTTGATCCAGGACGCCGATCTCGAGTACGACCCGCGCGATTACGCACAGATCATCCAGCCGATTGTCGAAGAACGCGTCAAGGTTGTCTACGGCTCGCGTTTTCTGGGACCACGCATGGCGATGTTCTTTTGGCACATGCTTGCCAATCAAATGCTCACCCTGATGACGAACATTCTCTACGACGCGATTCTCAGCGATATGGAGACGGGTTACAAAGCATTTCGCGCGGACATCATCAAGGGCATTCCGCTGCGCGCGCGGCGTTTCGATTTTGAACCGGAGATTACCGCCAAGGTGCTCAAGCGCGGGCATCGAATTTTTGAAGTGCCGATCTCGTACTTTGGGCGCGAGTATCGCGAAGGCAAAAAGATTGGAATGCGCGATGCGTTCGTTGCCGTGTGGACGCTGCTCAAGTATCGTTTCGTAGACTGA